The sequence TTAACTGCACCTACATCTCCTCTAACTAGCACTGTGACAAGACCTGAACCGATTTTTTCATATCCAACTAGTGCTACGTTTGCAGCTTTTACCATGGCGTCTGCAGCTTCAACTGCCCCTACCAGGCCTTTTGTTTCTACCATTCCTAAAGCTTCCTTGGTCATTTTAAATCCCCCTTTTATTTTTTTATAGCAATCCTGCATTTGTAGTAAGCCACATATGTAGGACACTATATTTGTATTTACTTAATTCTCTTTTTATTGCTTTTTGCCTTGACAACAATTTGACCTGTAAGGGTAATATAATGATTGTCTATTTAAAAGATTCTGATATTTAATCCCTTTTTAGGGTATTTTTTTGAATATGCATCTTAGGCCTGATAATTTATTGCTTTATGGTGATATTTTTTTAACTTAATGCTTAAAAAAGTGCAAAAAAATTCCCATAAGAGCTTAGTTGCTTTTATGGGTGTATTAAACATACCACTTTCCATTTGAAATTTTGGTGTACCTTTTTTTTAAACCTCTATTTTTTACTCTTTCTTCTTCATATAAATTTCTGTAATCAGTAGGAGTGCTACCAACTACTTTTTTGAAAACCTTACTAAAGTAATTTGGCTCATTATATGATAGTTCCATAGAAATATTAATAATGGGAATATCAGTGAATCTCAGTAGTTCCTTGGCGTATTCTATTTTCCTATGGGTAACATAGTTCACAAAATTAACATCTAATTCCTTCTTAAAGAGTTTACTGAAGTAATGTGGATTTAAGTGAACATATTCTGCCACTTCCTCAAGGGTAATTCCCTTTTTAAAGTTTTTCTCTATATAGTTTAATGCAGCATGAATTTCATTATTTTCTTCTATCTTCTTTTGGTTAATTATTTCCTCAAAAAACCTGTCTAATACTTTCAATATGGCATATTCCATATTGTTTGGAGTCATGGAGTTTCTAATTTCTTCTTGGTTATTGGTAATTTCATTGAGTCCCTTCAAGTGGCAAATATCTAAAATCTGTTTAGCTATACGATCTAAGCTCAATTTCATTTGCTCTAAATCGTCCTTATAAATTTCGTTTAACTCATTTAAAACTTGTCTCAATTGTATCTTCGATTCTTTATAATCTTCTGTACGGATAGCTTCGTATAAAGAATCAGTATTTACATCTTTTTTAACATCCTTTTTAACATGTTTCTTATCCCTGTGTTTCATGTAAACCTCGAGGATATCCTTAGGTCGTGCAGGCTTTAGAACATAATCATCGGCTCCAAGCTTTAATGCCCTTTGTGCATACTTAAATTCTTCATATGCAGTTAAGATTATGATGACTTTATCTTTATCTAGCTTCTTTATTATCTCTGTTGCCTCTAAACCATCCATCCCCGGCATTTTTATGTCCATAAATATGACATCTGGGTCGTGGGTTTCACATAACTCCACAGCTTGCTTACCCGTGGCCGCCTCCCCCACAATAATCGTATCAGAGCTATCATCGCATAAAATGATTTTTAACGCTTCCCTTTCTAAACGCTCGTCATCAGCTAAGACTACTTTATACATTTACAGTTCTCCTCGACTTGATCTCTTTTGGTATCTTAACCTTTACCTTCGTTCCAACACCAATCTTGCTACTTATCTCAATTTTATATTCTGGACCGTAATGATAGGATAATCTCTTGTTTACATTGTTTATACCAATACCTGTGGATTTAGTTAAACTACCAATTTCTTTGTTCTCATCAAGTATCATTTCAAGATTATGTTCATGGATCCCAACGCCATTATCTGCTATTTCTATCTCTATTCCATAATCAGTTATATAACCTTTTATAGTAATATACCCATTTGATTCTTTAGGCTCTAGTCCATGGTTAATAGAATTTTCCACAAGGGATTGGAGAATCATTGAAGGAATCCTAATGCTCTCAATAGATTTAGGTATATCCAACTTATATTGAATTCGATCTCCAAATCTTATGGCTTGTATGGTTAAGTACCGCTCAATATGAGATATTTCTTCCCTTAATTCTACCATTTGATTTATGTTTTTTAAGGTATACCGTAGTATTTCTGCCAACGTGTAGACTATTTCTTGTGTTTTAGATGCCTTTTCTATAAGGGCTTGCCTGCCTATGGTATTGAGAACATTAAAAAGAAAGTGGGGATTAACTTGGGACTGTAATGCCTTCAACTCCGATTCTTTTAGTGTCCTCTCTAGTTCTATCCTAACTCGTTCTTCTTCCACTAGTTTGATACTTTTTTGATTTAGTTCAGCTTGCATTATCTGCATCATATCTTTTTCAACTATATAGTTAGAAACTAAGAACATCATTTCAGCGGCACCTAATATTTTGTCATAGGAAATAACAGGTATTTCATTATATGCTTCCATTATTTCCTCATTTTTCTTCCAACTTGGTATCTCTTTGACAATATGATCTAGTCTATTTAGTTCAGCTTCTTCAATTTTAACTTGACCTGCCATGATAGAACCCATATATTGTCCACCAATATTTATGGGTATAGCAAAATCAACTAGTCCAGTATGACATCGATAAATATAAGGTTTCTCATTCCTAACGGCCTCTAAACCTCCATAGGCATCTGAGCGATAGCAAGCATCCCTACATTTTGAGTCCTCACGAATTAGTTTGCAAAACCGACTGAAATTACTGTACTCGGTTATTGGTTTACCTTTGAAATCCACAGTCACTGCTGCTAATCCTGTAGCTTCTGAAAACCTATTTTGGATCTCCTGTAAAATGTCCACATCAGTAATGTCCCTTAAATGCACTCTCTGCATTATGGTCACCCCTTAAGAATTAATATTCTTGTCCAACATTTTAATCCTATTTGAATTGTACCACAAATATAGGTAACAGAGAATACATAAATATAAAGATTCAAAAAATTTAAATATAAAAAGATGAAGGTCCCGTCTTTGCGACCTTCATCTTTTCTTTAAGCCATTCTTTCCATATTTTCCTCGAGTTCTTTCCTATCCTTTTCATTTAGTGATCTGTCTAGTAAATTAGCTATAATAATTATTATAGGGATGTTAATCAATAGCCTTGTAGCTGTGAAGGTTAACCCAAGAGCTGATAGCTCAAACATAAGCATTGGAATTTTAGTTGTTGACCATGCACCTATAAATATAGCAACGTTTTTAAATGGAACCCCCTTTTTTACAAGTACAGCAGCTATGGGAAATGCTCCATATAGTGGACCTGCTGCCGCAGATCCTAGAAAAAATGCTAAAACCACTCCCAGTAAACCTGCTTCCTTCCCCATAAATCTCACCATAGTCTCCTTGGGAACCCATACATCTAAAAGACCTAAAATAATAAAAATAGGGGGTAAAACTAAAAGTAGCTGTCTAAAGCTCGTTAATGAAGTGTTAACTGCTTCTCCTGCTAAAGAAAAGTTGTACAGAGCCAAAGCTCCTAAGAAAATCAGCGAGATAAATACAATATTATATCTGCTTTTTTTGTTTTTCATCATAACACATTCACCACCAAGTTTATAATATAAGCGATAACAAAGGAAAATCCAAATGCCAATAAGTTTCTGAAAATCGCCAGCTTCTTACCAAAGTATTTAAACTCAACAGGCAAAGTAGCTATACCAACCATCATAAGAGTGGAGACAAATGCTCCTATAGGTAAATAGTTAGCACCGTTTTCCAATAGCATAGCAGCTAGTGGAAATGCAATAAAACCAGGTATTAGAGTAATTGCACCTACAACTGCAGCAGATACCACTCCAAGAATTCCTGAACCTTCCCCTAGGAGTTTTGAAATGGTCTGAGGGTTCAGAAGTGATAGTATCACACCTATTATGATAATAACCCCTACTAACTCCGGAAGTATATTTAAGATAGATTTCTTTGCTTTCATCATTGCCTGCTTGGTTTTTTTCTTATCCTTCACAAATGAAACTATTAATAGAATAAATGCTATTATATAAACTAAAACATCGTACAATTTTACCCTCCTCCTTTATCTTTTAGACATAATTATATACCCCATAGGGGTATGTGTCAATATATAATAGGTTGTAAATATTATACCCTTATAAATAATAATACCTATCTTTTAAAACATAAAAAACACGACGGTTACTACTACCATCATGTTTTTTGCCTTTTATCTGGTTTCTTCTAAAATCTCTCCTATTTTATGGGCACATCTTTTGCCTTTGCAAGGACCTGAGCTTGCTCCAGTGGCCTTTTCAACTTCTTTTAGTGTTTTTGCACCTTCTTTAATAGCTTTTTTTATAGAGGCTTTTGATATACCTTTACACAAACTGATCTTTTGTAGTTTATCCATAATATCAGCTGAGATCACTTGATTCATTTTGCCACCTCTAAATTTTCTTGAGATTATTTTTTCAAACCCTCTATGGCGTTTTTTGCCCAATTAGAGTCATTTAGTATGGCTCTACCTACACCTATTAGGTCAGTTTTTTCATCTTGTAATAGTTTCTCCGCCGCCAGTGAATCAGTAATACCTCCAGTGAGTATCAATGGGATGGAAACAACCTCCTTTAAAGCTTCAGTCAACGGATAAAAATATCCTTGCTTGTCAGCTCCAGGTATATTGTATCCACTGAACCCACCAGATATATCTAGTAAATCTACACCTGCTTTTTCAAATTCCACTGCTGCAATCTTACTATCTTCAATGGTAGTACCATTCTCATTATAGTCTGAAGCTCCGAGTCTTAAAGATACATTAAAATCAGGCCCTACAGCTTCACGTACTGCCTTAATTATTTCTAAATGTATTGTGATTCTACCTAGGGTATCACCACCATATTTATCTGTTCTCTTGTTGGTCAAGGGTGAATAGAACTGATTTAAAAGATAGCCGTGGGCGGAGTGTATTTGTACACCATCAAAGCCTGCTTTTTTTACCCTTATAGCTGCATTCTTAAATTCTTCTACAATTGTTGCAATTTCATGTTGGCTCAGTTCCTTAGGAACAATCCCACTTTTTGACCTAGGATTTGCTATGGCCGATGGACCCACGGGTTCCATACCAGTAACATCTTTTTTTGCAGCATTTCCAGCATGGTTTATTTGCATAACGGTTTTTGATCCGTTTTTTTGTATAGTATTCGCCAGTACCTTTAGACTTTCTATACAACTATCATCAGCCACTGAAAGCTGTTTATCACTGGCTTTTCCTTGTTGAGTTATAAAGCTATGTTCAATAACTATTAGACCTATGTATCCACCTTTAGATTTTTCATCATAATAGTCTATGATTTCCTTACTTACTTTGCCATCTGGTTGAGATGCTGATGTGGCCATGGGCGGCATAACCAACCTGTTCGATAGATTTATGTTTTTTAAAACTAAGGGTTTTAATAAATTTGCCATGTTAATTCCTCCCTAAAAATCACTTTACCAATATTTTATCATAATATATTGATTTAAGCTAAATATGTTATAAATTAGGAGTTTTAAAGTAAAAGAGCCTTCCCTTAAGGGAAGACTCTACAATAAGTTATCTATTTACTTTCGAAGCTACCACAGTCCGTTGCTTCTTGGTTCTTTGCTCTACTTTCATGTTTTACTACATTGATATGATCTAAACTACAGTAAGAGTCACTATTAGCATGATATTTACACTCATCAACTGTACAACCTATACTTTTATTTATTTTCATGAAAAAACCTCCTTTGTTTTTTAGTACACAATTATTATTTGCACTTAGGGGATTTTTTATAAAAATAAAATTTGCCAAAAAACTTAAACAGTCACTACTTTAGCTAAGTTTTTTTCTCTATCTTGGATTATAGAAGTTTCAAGTTCTTTTATCATTTCATTTACTTCTTCCCAGTTATTGACCCTAGTTATACCTGGAATAAGTGGTTTTCTATTGTATACACAGTCAATTAGTAGTACTTTAAAGCCAGCTTCAGCAAGCTCAATTGCATTGTTATACCTATCCTCAATAAATAAATCACATTTTACTTGTTCAGCTGTTTTAACCTTATAGTGACTTCCTAAGATATGCAATTTCCCAGAAGGTAACTTGTATTTCTCAAACCACCTCTGTGTTACATCTGTCAAAAAGTCTTCCCTTGCAGTCACATAGTGAATGTTGTGTTTGCCATCTATTTCTAGTAGGACTTCTCTTACCCTTTCCCTGGGATCTACATCAATTAGGACTTCATTAGCAACAGAGATGTAAAATTCAAAAAAATCCTTAAACTCTACACCATACAGTTGATGAATTTCATAACTGTCCACATCTTCTGGTTTAATATTTTTTTCAAAGTGCTTATTTGCTCTGTCTAACAGAAAAAAAGGCTCTGTAAGTGTGCCGTCGATATCAATACATATATTTAATTTTTCCACGTTATCATCTCCTTTATATATGTAAATTTCAACATAGGTGTATATAATCCTTCAAAAATAAATCCATAAAATTACCCCTGTCAACAATATAGTCCACAGGGGTAAATGTTTATTAAAATGGTGCGTATTCTTGGGCAGACCACCATTCTTCTTTATACATCTCGTATTGCTTAGTAAATTGATCTAGATGAACCTTTTCCCATTTGATAAGCAGTTGATATAGCTTTTTAGCTTCTTCAAACTTACTATTTTCTAAGGCTTTTTCGTAGAAAATTATAGAATCTTTTTCTAGTTGTATGGCTATCCCGAAAACAGACATGGCCATACTTGTATACTGCCCATCTACTTTATCCCAGTTAAAGATATTTGGAGATGGTGGGTCAGCTAGAAAGGCTAGGGTGAATGCCTCATCGCCTTGCTGAATTTTATCAAATAACTCTTTTAGATAGTCAGCATGCTTAAGCTCTTCCTTGGCTAATTCCATAAAAGCTTCCTTGCTTTCAGTACTTTTTGTTTGTTCAGCAGCCAACCTATAAAACTCGTAACCTTCTACCTCATGGATAATGGCTTGTTTGATCGCGTTTAGCTCTTCTTTTAACATATGTAGCCCTCTCCTTTATTATAAAATTTGAGACTTACATACATTTTACACCTATAATTCAAATTTTTCAACTAATTAAGACCCATACATACACTTTGAAGCTTGATTTTATATCCATGTCATTGTTTACCTTAGCTTACTTCTTTGACTGCATTTGTTTTTTCCATGCATGCATCCCCAAGGAAACTCCTATTACTCCATATACAACAAAGGCCCTGAAGTATTCACCCAGTTGTGCATCTCCAAGTAAGTTTCTACCTGCAAGGGGAGAAACAATAAATATGGTATGGAACAATACAGTTCCTAATAATGCCTGACCAATTGTTGCCTTAGTAACAGTGGCTCCGCCTATTAAAAGTGCTGCAATAGCAAACATACCAATATTTTCATGGCTCCCGTATGTGCTCAAGGTACCCATATTCTGTAGGTAAATAATATGTCCCCATGCTGCAAGGACTGTGGAAATTACAATGGCCAGAACTCTAATTTTATTGGAGTCTATACCCGATACATTAGCTAAATGTTGATCCTGTCCCACTGTTCTGAAATCCTGACCTAGCTTTGTCTTTGTTAAAAATGCTGTGGCAAAGCATAAAAGGCCTATTATAACAAAGGTAACCACAGGAATATTTAGGTTGTTGAGCATATTTCTGCTATTTAGCATTGTCATAATACTCCATACACCAAGGACAATTCCTGATGCTGAAAGTGCCATAACTTTACCTTTAGCACTATCTAGTTGTCCTTGCTTATTGTTTTTGATATACATGTATAAGGCTACTGAAATGAACACAATTCCCACAATCAACACTGATTTTATAAATGAAAATCTAAACAGGCTGTCTATGGCATATCTTAATTTTTTATCTAAGTCCACGGTAACCCTAAGCCCTACACCTGTGCTTAAAACTAGTTCCTCGTTCTTCATGGGAATAACAGACCCAACTAAGATAAGAAATATAAACTGATATACACCGTTGGCAAACCAGCCTAGTATTAGACTTGTAATCATTTCCTGTCCCTTAGTTTTATTTAAAAGCTTTCCCGTTAAAAAACCAAAAAGTATTGCAATGGGTGTAGCCAGTAGGACACATAGTAATATCCCCTGCCAATTAAAGACTCCCCAGTGTATGGTCATGATAATAGCCATTTGTCCAGCCATTGCCCCTAGCACAACGGCAAAATTTAACCCCATGCCAGCTAGTACTGGTATTATGAGGGCTAAAACTAAAAATCCATTTCTCGCTACCCTGTTTATCAAATCATTTAGAAAAAAAGGCAAAGATAAGCCAGAGAGTACAAATCCTATATAGCCTATAATTACAAAAAGTATGGTAACCATATTATTTATCAGAAATTTTTTCCCTTTTTCCAGCATTTCTATTCTTTTATTTTGGGTGTTTTCTTCTATGTTTGGCCTTGGCTCCAATCTACTCACCTCCGACTACTTGAGTTAATGCATAGAGAATAATACCGTTACTAACTAACATCCTAGTAATTTCAGCCAAGCTTCCTTGTTCTAATAAATTATTTGCCACTGGCAGAGCAACTACTAACAAGCCTTGAAACAAAAATGTTCCTATTAAAACATGGGTTATAGTAGCATTTCTTACATTGGCACCTCCAATTAGCACCGCAGCAACTGCATGAAAACCCATAAACATGGGTGCTTGGTAAAGCTGTAAAAATCCAAAGCTTTGTGCATAGACAATAATCCCTATAGCCCCTAGTATAGAAGATAAAATAGTTCCAATGATTCTGTACTTATCTACATTTAACCCCGATGCCACAGCAAATTTTGGGTTGTCCCCTACTGTTTTCATAGCAATTCCTGTTTTACTCCTTAATACTAGCCACATGATAAAGCACATAAGGAGCCCGAACAAAATCAAACCTGTAGGCACCCTAAATGCCCCTATATTAAAGTGCCAAAGATTATTAAGTAAATGTCGAAACCTTCCCTCAAGGGAAATGGTGGTCCTGATACCTTTTCCCATGGCCCATGCCATTTCTGGATTTTTTATGGGGAGTACCATCCACCCGATACTCATTAAAGACACCGCTGAGAAACCTACATAAGTGGCCACCATCATCTCAGATCCCTTTACCTTGTTTAAAAGCCAACCATAACCCCAACCCACTATTGCTGCCAGTGGTATAGCCATAAGTATGGCACCAATAAAGGCTGATCTCCCTACCAGTTCCATTTCAATACTTATAATGGCCCCTAAAAGTCCTGCTAAAATTCCTAAGGGCAATCCAAAATTAGGCCCTATCCCACTTAGTATACCTGGCACCATGGCTAAAACTAAAACTACATTCATTGCAACCCTAACTATTACATCTGTCATAAGTCCACCAAAGGGTATTCCGATGATGCTTGAGGTTACTGTGAGTATAAAGAAAAAAACAGCTATTATTATTCTAGGTAGCCCGGCTTTTTTATAGAAAGATTGAAACCTCTCAATCATTTAGTTAACCTCCTTTCTGCTTATGTTGTGGTACTCTCCCGCCATCATCAATCCGAAATCCACGTCACTATCCTCTGGTTTAAGGATTCCTTCTAACTTGCCTTGATTTATTATGGCTATCCTATCACAAACAGAACGAAGTTCTGCCAATTCACTGGAGGTCATTATTATTGTCATACCCAGTTGCTGGTTTAACTTAACTAAAGTGTCCAATACCAATTTTTTTGCTCCAACATCTATCCCCCGAGTTGGTTCAGAGACAAATAATATGTTAGGTTCAAGGGTTAAAGCCCTTGCTATACAGAC comes from Alkalicella caledoniensis and encodes:
- a CDS encoding permease; this encodes MYDVLVYIIAFILLIVSFVKDKKKTKQAMMKAKKSILNILPELVGVIIIIGVILSLLNPQTISKLLGEGSGILGVVSAAVVGAITLIPGFIAFPLAAMLLENGANYLPIGAFVSTLMMVGIATLPVEFKYFGKKLAIFRNLLAFGFSFVIAYIINLVVNVL
- a CDS encoding DUF1540 domain-containing protein, with amino-acid sequence MKINKSIGCTVDECKYHANSDSYCSLDHINVVKHESRAKNQEATDCGSFESK
- a CDS encoding ABC transporter permease subunit, which translates into the protein MEPRPNIEENTQNKRIEMLEKGKKFLINNMVTILFVIIGYIGFVLSGLSLPFFLNDLINRVARNGFLVLALIIPVLAGMGLNFAVVLGAMAGQMAIIMTIHWGVFNWQGILLCVLLATPIAILFGFLTGKLLNKTKGQEMITSLILGWFANGVYQFIFLILVGSVIPMKNEELVLSTGVGLRVTVDLDKKLRYAIDSLFRFSFIKSVLIVGIVFISVALYMYIKNNKQGQLDSAKGKVMALSASGIVLGVWSIMTMLNSRNMLNNLNIPVVTFVIIGLLCFATAFLTKTKLGQDFRTVGQDQHLANVSGIDSNKIRVLAIVISTVLAAWGHIIYLQNMGTLSTYGSHENIGMFAIAALLIGGATVTKATIGQALLGTVLFHTIFIVSPLAGRNLLGDAQLGEYFRAFVVYGVIGVSLGMHAWKKQMQSKK
- a CDS encoding 5' nucleotidase, NT5C type, which translates into the protein MEKLNICIDIDGTLTEPFFLLDRANKHFEKNIKPEDVDSYEIHQLYGVEFKDFFEFYISVANEVLIDVDPRERVREVLLEIDGKHNIHYVTAREDFLTDVTQRWFEKYKLPSGKLHILGSHYKVKTAEQVKCDLFIEDRYNNAIELAEAGFKVLLIDCVYNRKPLIPGITRVNNWEEVNEMIKELETSIIQDREKNLAKVVTV
- a CDS encoding response regulator — encoded protein: MYKVVLADDERLEREALKIILCDDSSDTIIVGEAATGKQAVELCETHDPDVIFMDIKMPGMDGLEATEIIKKLDKDKVIIILTAYEEFKYAQRALKLGADDYVLKPARPKDILEVYMKHRDKKHVKKDVKKDVNTDSLYEAIRTEDYKESKIQLRQVLNELNEIYKDDLEQMKLSLDRIAKQILDICHLKGLNEITNNQEEIRNSMTPNNMEYAILKVLDRFFEEIINQKKIEENNEIHAALNYIEKNFKKGITLEEVAEYVHLNPHYFSKLFKKELDVNFVNYVTHRKIEYAKELLRFTDIPIINISMELSYNEPNYFSKVFKKVVGSTPTDYRNLYEEERVKNRGLKKRYTKISNGKWYV
- the pduA gene encoding propanediol utilization microcompartment protein PduA: MTKEALGMVETKGLVGAVEAADAMVKAANVALVGYEKIGSGLVTVLVRGDVGAVKAATDAGAAAAEKVGEVVSVHVIPRPHTDVEKILPKQ
- a CDS encoding sensor histidine kinase, which gives rise to MQRVHLRDITDVDILQEIQNRFSEATGLAAVTVDFKGKPITEYSNFSRFCKLIREDSKCRDACYRSDAYGGLEAVRNEKPYIYRCHTGLVDFAIPINIGGQYMGSIMAGQVKIEEAELNRLDHIVKEIPSWKKNEEIMEAYNEIPVISYDKILGAAEMMFLVSNYIVEKDMMQIMQAELNQKSIKLVEEERVRIELERTLKESELKALQSQVNPHFLFNVLNTIGRQALIEKASKTQEIVYTLAEILRYTLKNINQMVELREEISHIERYLTIQAIRFGDRIQYKLDIPKSIESIRIPSMILQSLVENSINHGLEPKESNGYITIKGYITDYGIEIEIADNGVGIHEHNLEMILDENKEIGSLTKSTGIGINNVNKRLSYHYGPEYKIEISSKIGVGTKVKVKIPKEIKSRRTVNV
- a CDS encoding permease; its protein translation is MMKNKKSRYNIVFISLIFLGALALYNFSLAGEAVNTSLTSFRQLLLVLPPIFIILGLLDVWVPKETMVRFMGKEAGLLGVVLAFFLGSAAAGPLYGAFPIAAVLVKKGVPFKNVAIFIGAWSTTKIPMLMFELSALGLTFTATRLLINIPIIIIIANLLDRSLNEKDRKELEENMERMA
- a CDS encoding ferritin-like domain-containing protein yields the protein MLKEELNAIKQAIIHEVEGYEFYRLAAEQTKSTESKEAFMELAKEELKHADYLKELFDKIQQGDEAFTLAFLADPPSPNIFNWDKVDGQYTSMAMSVFGIAIQLEKDSIIFYEKALENSKFEEAKKLYQLLIKWEKVHLDQFTKQYEMYKEEWWSAQEYAPF
- a CDS encoding (2Fe-2S)-binding protein, with the protein product MNQVISADIMDKLQKISLCKGISKASIKKAIKEGAKTLKEVEKATGASSGPCKGKRCAHKIGEILEETR
- a CDS encoding NADH:flavin oxidoreductase; translated protein: MANLLKPLVLKNINLSNRLVMPPMATSASQPDGKVSKEIIDYYDEKSKGGYIGLIVIEHSFITQQGKASDKQLSVADDSCIESLKVLANTIQKNGSKTVMQINHAGNAAKKDVTGMEPVGPSAIANPRSKSGIVPKELSQHEIATIVEEFKNAAIRVKKAGFDGVQIHSAHGYLLNQFYSPLTNKRTDKYGGDTLGRITIHLEIIKAVREAVGPDFNVSLRLGASDYNENGTTIEDSKIAAVEFEKAGVDLLDISGGFSGYNIPGADKQGYFYPLTEALKEVVSIPLILTGGITDSLAAEKLLQDEKTDLIGVGRAILNDSNWAKNAIEGLKK
- a CDS encoding ABC transporter permease subunit, translated to MIERFQSFYKKAGLPRIIIAVFFFILTVTSSIIGIPFGGLMTDVIVRVAMNVVLVLAMVPGILSGIGPNFGLPLGILAGLLGAIISIEMELVGRSAFIGAILMAIPLAAIVGWGYGWLLNKVKGSEMMVATYVGFSAVSLMSIGWMVLPIKNPEMAWAMGKGIRTTISLEGRFRHLLNNLWHFNIGAFRVPTGLILFGLLMCFIMWLVLRSKTGIAMKTVGDNPKFAVASGLNVDKYRIIGTILSSILGAIGIIVYAQSFGFLQLYQAPMFMGFHAVAAVLIGGANVRNATITHVLIGTFLFQGLLVVALPVANNLLEQGSLAEITRMLVSNGIILYALTQVVGGE